The genomic window GTCGGGAGGCTAGGATGTAAACGGGTTGTCCGGACTTGTCTTTGGGGTCGGGAGGAATCTGGACGAAGTGAAGCAGCTCCGAGGCCGATGTGCCGACGTACAAGTTCGAGTCTATGTACGATTGAATTAGCAGGGAGATGCGACAAGAACGGGTAGCATGAGCACCCACCTAGGTAGTCGACGCAGTTGATCTTGATGTCGTCCTGGGAGCCATCCGCGGAGAGCGGTACCTCATCAAGTAAGGTCCGCAGAACGTAGGGTCCATCTTCGCGGGTGTTCAGCGCCAGGCTGGAAGCTGGAGGCCCGTCGCCTGGGCCATCGGATGTCATAGCGGCGGTCTTgtcggcagcatcatctgAACAAACTCGAGGTAACAAACAAGCTGACTTGTTGCGTAGACAAGATGCGAGTCCAAGCTGCCCACTCTAGGCTGGCGTAAGTTGACATGAGTGGATACAGTACGTagctgcagctgctgagCTTCTGGAAGTGGAGTGACAAGAAGTGGCTGAACTGCAAGGCTGTGGCGGGATTAAACGTACCCCTGTGGCGTCGGCCTTGGCATTCTCAGCCTGACAGCTTGCTCAGCCAATGACATTTGATGACGCGCCAGCAACCTGGCCCCAAGTTCAAGGGAACACATTCCTTCAGCTCGTCACCGGAATCACCATCTCATGGATCCAGTTTGACCACGTCAACGGCGACTCCTAACAACTAGTTACTGGAAGCACCAACTGCGACACACTCGTTCTCATAGCATCGTGGCGGTAAAGGCCATTCACTCTCTGCGCCGCCCCTGATTCTCCACGACAGACAACGCCATGACGGACGCAGCCGTAGAAGCCGCCCTGGCAACTTCCAACGAAGTCCCCGCGGCTCCTACTTTCGAAGGGGAGAACAAATTCCAGCATGCTATTTCAGCATGGAGGAGTACGACACTAGGGAGTCCTCAACACACAATGCATGATACTAACTCTGCTGACAGCCATCGACCTCACCACCCTCGTCTCCAACCTAGACAACACGGCATCCGACATTGTAGCCTATCAGCGAGACTCGACGGTACAACGCAAAGAACTAGCGCAAAAGACCAAGGAGTTTCGCAAGCTCGACGATGCCACCAAGCTTACGGAGATCAAGGGCCTGCTAAAGTGTACGATCGATACACCCGCATAATGGGATTATTCTGACTGGATGCAGCCTACCAAACCTTCATTGACCTTCTTACGAACCACTCCAAGTCGGTCAACTCGGCATTCTTGCAGACATATACCTCGTTCTCTGACGCTCCCGATCCATATCCACTCCTCGAGGCTTCGGTCGACTCGATGCTCCTCTCTGAGGACACCTTGCCAAAAATTACCGAGGAGAACCAGCGTTTGCAGGAAAGTGTCACAAATCTCACTTCCCAGTTAGAGGAGACCGAATCAAGACTACAGACCGAACGATCTGCCCGAAAGGAACTGGAGGAGAACCTCGACAGCCGAGTGAAGGAGGTAGAGTCATCATGGACCGCCGTGCTAGAGGAAAAGACGGACAActgggaggccaaggagaaggcttTGGAAGAtaagctggagaagcaggaACGATTGTTGACTGAGATGCGGGCAAGCTACGAGGTCAACCAGCGATTGGGCAAGAATGGCGATGACCAGGAGGCTCAGCGTAGCCAGGTCTCAAGCGCCGAGCTTGATATGCTTCATGCCGACCTTGATCGCACGAGCTCTCGTCTTGCCGAAGTTGAGGCCCGAAATGAGCAGATGAGACTGGAGCTGGCGCAAGCCAAGTCTTCAGTTCAATCACAGCCCGAGGCCTCTCTCGAGGATGACCCCAGCTATATGCGCATGAGGTCGGAGAACCAGTCCATGATTCGCAAGCTGGAAGCTGCACGCGTGGAGAAGGAAGGTCTCAAGCGAGACTTGGATGGTAAACTACGATCCATTGAGAGGGAAGTGAACAAGTTGAAGGGCGAGAGGGActctctcaaggccaaggtccaGAAGTGGGGCGACTATGATGAAATCAAGCAGGAGCTTGAAGTCCTCAAGAGCATCGAGTTCTCCAcgggcgacgacgatgaagtaCGAGAGCAACTTGAGTCAGGGGATGCGGAGGGCAACTCGCTAGAGAGGCTTCTCTTGGCTCGAAACAAGAAGCTTGGCGATGAGTTGACGGTTCTTCGTGTTTCACACAATGACCTACAGAGTCGCCTGGAGAACCTCCAGGAGGAGTTGTCCAGGACAAATGCTGAGCTAGAACGGTCTCAGAACCTCAACCAAAAGTTGGAGAGTGATCTGGAGAATctccaggaggagggcgCCAATGCTTTCCCGTCAGGAGCCTCTGTGGCTGGCACATATGTCACCCGAACAATTGGCCGCAAGAGCGGCAGAATTTCGCCGACCTCGTCCATTATCAGCGGCATGGACCCCCGCATGGGTGGTGAGCCAGGCGAGCGAGTATACGGAGGTGGCTCAGGCATGCTGCCCATGGTCACGGCCCAGCGTGACCgctacaagaagaagaatacGGAGCTGGAACAAGAGCTTTCAGACACGCACCGGACAGTCTCGCAGCTGCGCCAGGAAGTTGCAGCTTTGCAAAAGGACAACCTGAATCTGTACGAGAAGACGAGATATGTGTCGACCTACAACCGAGGTGGCGGCGCAGCTACGTCCTCCGCATACGGGGCAAACCCGAACCCCTCAACAGTGTCGATTGGCGAGACAGGAAACCCTGGCATCGCCCTGGACAGGTATCGCAAGGCATACGAGTCCAACATTTCTCCATTCGCGGCATTCCGCGGCAGAGAATCTGCTCGAGCGTACAGACGGATGAGCCTTCCGGAGCGGGTGGTGTACTCGCTGACGCGTATGGTTCTCGCCTCGCGAACCAGCCGAAACCTGTTCGCAGCATACTGCGTAATGCTCCACCTGCTGGTCTTCCTATCCATGTACTGGCTCAGTTCGTCAGATGTCGACCGAGCCGCTCACCTGGAGTctgcagcggcggcggcagcagcaggtgTGGCCGGTGGTGGACTTGGCAGCCCAATGGATGGAGCTCCCAAGGATCCTGCCAAGTAGCCGAGAGGCGAGACCCGTTTTGGGTGTGTTTTGCGTATACTGCGTATAGGGTTCAAGAAGGGTATGGGAATATATGTCTTGTAATACCACCGTAAGCTTGGAAGGGTTTGGTTTGAAAGTAGAGGAGATGACAGCTCGGGAACTTTGCGCTATGGAATCAATGGGTTCACCTATAAAATACATGTTGCCTGCAAGGTATTTGCTTGTCAAAATGAACTTGACAGACACGTCAGTCAAAGAACCAACATGTGAAGAAGGACTCGCGGCTATCTCTCGACCTTCCACTACAGATGCAAGTCATGATGGGACGGAAGCTTGGCTCTAGGGTGCCCGAATAGCCCGTCCCAATCAGAAGCGTCATTGGACGCGCGGGTCCAGTCGATGCTATTTTCTGCAGCCGCTGGCCGCTTCTCGCGGCCCGTCAAGAGGCGCATGACAAGACCCGCGGTGTCCAATCACAGCATCACTGACGGGCGGCAAGATGAACAAGGACCCTGGACTCCATCGCTTTGGACGTTTTGGACATTGCTGGCTCGTTGCCGCGGAGAAACTTTGTTTCTCGTCTCGGCGAAGCTTGGCTTCTTGATCGGTTGGTTCGCGGGAGTGCGCCGAGATATCTTGGGATCTTGATCCGGGTCTTGGCCGATGGGTTAAGACGGGCGGTACGAGAGATTGGAGGGTGAGCGAGACGTTTTTAGAATGTACAATTGAGCAACTGAAAGGCCGTTTACACCTGGTCCTGGTCAAGCAAACCCAGCAATGTAACAATCAGTCTAAATGCCTCAATGGCTGATGAGCAGATGATTGCGGTCTCGTCCATTAATGGACCCTTTTTGTTTAACGAGGACCCAGATCCCACATGGCAACGACCGAAACAACCTGCGCACGCATACAACTCTCTTCCTGGCAGCGCCCATCCATAAACGCCCATGCATATGCCGACGCCCGAGACAGGCGCTTAAATCTCCCCCATGCCACCAATCACAACCCAGCAGACCCCTACCATCTCGTCGATCATTGGATATTGCTCATCCATCTGCTTCTCAGTCACAGAGAGCAAGCGAAGGGgggttggtgttgttctCGCAGACGTACCCGTTTAATGTGTGTGTCGGCGTCATCAAACCAATCAATGTTTGCGTTTCTAGATGTTGCGGACCAAGTTGCCGCCGAACTTGCGCAGCCGAAAGAGAACGCGTATGACAAGGGCTTGCTTGATGGAGGGGGGGGAAGGCTGGTTATAATAAGAGACGGTTCGTCGCCGCCCCGTCTTCTTGTTGAAAGTGAAGAGGCAGGAAAAGGCAATCCAATCTCAATAGTAGACTTTCGGGACGCTGGGCgttctttttcctttttatCTTTTTCTTCTGTGTTTCCTTATTTCCTTGAGTACTCGAATATTCGTGTTTGCTGTTATCACGCTCTCCAGTCGAATTACTCCGTGTATCTGGACACTGTTTTCTGtggttcttgggcttcttgagtTACGACGATATCGACACATCCCCGAAACCAATCACCTCAATCATCTTTAGCCCGCACGACTTCAAGATGCAATTGTCAACATTGCTCGTATCTGCCCTGGTGGCGATTGTTTCTGCGGCGCCCACATACCCCGAAGTCAAGGCAAAGGATGCCCGTTCGGCCATCGACTCTCTAGGCTCCTTGTCCGACTACTTCAACTCTCTGGCATACAAAGTcaaggcggccaaggttTCTGGAGAGGTTCCCGTCTGCGACCTGTCACAAGCCAGGATGCCTCTGAGTATGTCCAACTTTCAGCCCTGTTCCCGGAAGTCCAAGTACTAACCTGTGGCCAAAGACGGAGCCCTGGCCGATCCCGCCAAAGGTCTCACCCTCAAGCATGTTGCTGTTGGTCGCGGCACTCAGAATTATACCTGCGACCCCAAGGAGCCCTCAGTTGCCCCCAAGGCCACCGGTGCCGTGGCTACCCTGTTTAACGCCAGCTGTGTCGCGGCCCTATACCCtgacctcctcgagcgcATCCCTGGCATGGCCGTCCACTTCCCCCTGACGAATTCATCCAGGCTTGGCCCGGCTGAGCTGCCCGTGTCGGGCCACCACTACTTCACCGCCGACGGAGTGCCCTTCTTCGACATCCGCACACCGGGTCACGACATTGGCGAGGCTCCCTGCGCGAAGAACGACTCAGCTCCCGCGCCGTCAAGCGCCTCGGTGGGACAGAAGGGAGAGGCTGCCGTGCCTTGGCTTAAGCTCGACACCATTGAGGGCGCCACCCACAACATCAAGCAGGTGTACCGTCTCACAACGGCTGGCGGTAGCCCTCCTGCCACTTGCGAAGGAATGGATGCGCAGTTCCAGGTTGAATATTCGACAGTGTAAGTGAACCTTTTGTTGAGTGATACCGACGTTGAGAACTGACGTGTTGATTAGATACTGGTTCTGGGCTGGCGACattgaagaggatgaagagtAAGGATAAGGGAGGAACTGAAAGGGAAGCAAGTCACGATCTGGTCGGCGTTGTTGGGGGATGGAAGCAAAGCTCATGATACACGTAGTAGTATGGTTCGTCACGTAATATCCCCATCATGTTGTTGTTAGCGCTCTGTACTGTAGGTTCATTAATTCGACCTTTGTCcgtacctacctacctttACGACAGTTTCCATTGAAGTCGTGTCATGTCTTGCCATAGATCAGGTCTTCAAGTGCGGATCCTCGGCATGGCGCATCAACCCTTGATCCCCATCAAACATCACCTCACCGACGCCCGCAACACCCCGAGCTTCTCCGCGTCTTCGGGGGTCCCGTTCCCCCACGGGGACACAGGGCTGGCCCCAGCAGGAGACCCTTGGAGTCCCAGATGCCCGTAGCACTCGCTTATTCTGGGACTGGGGAAACAGAGATGGGTAGCTGCCTGTCATGAGAAGCGGTGATAGATAGATGGATGCTGAGATCTGGGATGGAATCTGGGCATGGCACGTTGTGTCGTGGGTTGTCTTTGACGGATGCTGAAAGAAATCGACTTCCAGCCCGTTTCTTTCAGCTGGAAATAAACAAAAAACTTTCAGGACCGTCCCCACTATCTTTTAGGCTCCTCAGCGCTGACTCCCACTGAAGCTGGGGTCATGCCACTCACCGCGACTGCTTACATTTAGCAGGCCCTGCAGGCACCGAAGAGGTACTTGGACTCCCGCCGTAGCGTAGGTGCCACGGAAGTACACTTCCATCCATTGCGGGACGGAACATGACCGTACCTTGCCTTTCCCCCGCGCAACCACTTCCCTCACTCTCCGTCTTTCGGTCCCAAGCGTGGGCCTTCTCCAAACTCAACCTTagccatctccaacatccATCACTGCAGCCCGCACGCATCATTTTAACCCCCCCGTTggatcctccttcttgtcacGTCGGAGCCGCAATCAGACAACAACTAATATCACGTCGCCCAATTAGACCCGACGCACACGCTGAGAGCGGCAGCAGGAGGACGCTACCAAGCAGTGGGAGACGCGGGCCTCCCGTCTCTGTCCCCGTTCCCCGCCGTCCGCGAACCTGTTTCTACCTCTGTTTCTACTTCCCCAGAGCTCGCCACAACTCGCCGCGTCGACCCGATCCAACCCGCCCATTCACCCTGCATCACTCTGCAGCCTGGCTGCTGTTACTTCCGGACTTCGCGACCAACCTCTCTACGACTTTTTCAGACCAATTTTCTGCGAATCATCGCCTTGTCGACTCTGCTTAATTAGACTTTGAGCCTCTTCTCGCATACTCATCGACTATTTTAACTCGGCGACTTCTTCCCCGCCCGCCGCTGTTCCCCGGATCGATAAACTCATCAACTCCGTCCGACCGAACGAATGCCTACGAACTGAACCAGTCAGCTGCGCTGCCGCATTGGTTGAACCGTCACTTCTCGACAAAAACTCAGTTTCCCTGCCATAATCATGCCCGATATGATGATGGCCGATGCCGCTGGTCTGGCTGATCCGCCCGACTTTGAGGCGGATCAACGGACTCCAGAAACGGCGCCGCCATCctgcgacgacgacgctTCCACAAACGCTGATGCCTCTGACCTTCAAGCTTGGCCCTACGACGCTCCCTCAATTGTCTGGCCTCGCGACCGGCTGCCCGTCGAAATCTTCGAGATCATCACTACCCATCTCACCAGGTTCGAAGTCAGAAGCCTACGACTCGTGTGCAGGGAATTCGAAGCCAAGGTGTCGGCGCAGTATTTTCGAAATGTCGTTGTACCTTTCAAGTCGGAGCTCTACAGTACCCTGGGCCACGATAGAAACGGCGTTCTCAACCGCACATCGTCAGCTCTGCTTTCAAATGGCATGCGGATCTTTGAATCTTTTGGCCCTCACATCTGGCGCTTTGCTCTGTCgctcgagcttgacgaggatgcctTGGCTTACCCGCCTATAAAGCCTACACAAGAAGCCGTCCCGGCCTTCTGGGGTGTGTATCGTTGGCCACACACCACTTATCACCGGTACTCAGACCTCGAGGGACTCGAACAAACCGCCGATGAAACCGGGGCTATGAAGGATGCTCTCAAATGCTTGTCCAAGGTCAGAAATCTTGGGCTTTGCTGCGACGCCGGCCTCGGTTTTCTCTCAGGACCCGATCACATTGCTCGCAATGCAACCACTCTCCATCCCGTCTTTGCAACTCAAAACTGGCGCCGCGCGGGTTCGGAGCCGGATCAGCGGAAGCGTCCCATCGTCACCGTGGGTGAGGTGACTGATCTCGTCAAAGCCATGAAAAAGCCAGTCTTTGAAAACCCAATCAGCTTTAAGAAAACTGTTCTACAGAAGATGGTCACCGATGCTGGGTTCCAAGGCACTCAAATTAACGAGGCGGTGCGCATGATCCTGGAGACAGAGGACTCCAACCTGGCCGCGATTGATTTCGACGAGAGAGCGTCAATGCTCAATAACTTTGAGGGACGACGGCCATTCTCGCCTAACAGACTGCTGGCTGATTTTGAGCCCTCCTCGGACACTACGAAATACCCACTGATCCCCTCTAGCCTGACGACGGCGCAGAAAGAGatgctccttgagctcgagtGGGCACACCGAGCCATGATTCAGTCTTACGTTATTGGCTTGATTGACAATGCTCGCGACGGTTGCTTCCAGAACCTGACAACTCTTACGATTGCCAAAATCCCTAGCAGCCATGTGTACATTTTCAACCGCCATGACCTCTGGCAAAACCTCCCAACCCTCAACAACGTCTCGTTGGGAGTGATTGCGGATTGGCGACGAGTCTCCAAACCAGCTCCTGGTTGTGTCGAGGACAGACCTGTTTCCCCCGTCGAGGCGGTTGAGAAGGTGTAtcagctcctcaacaccTACATCGGAGCCCAGCAGAACATCGAGAGTCTTCACTTTGAATGGATTTGCGGTGGAGAATTTGCGCCTGGAACATACCAGCGAAACCACTATATCCTCCCAGCCCCTTTTCTCCCAATGACCTATCTTATGAGTGCGACGGACAGCCCCAAGACTCACGGAGATTCTATTCTGAGCCTTCCCTTTGTCAAGCACTTGTCGCTCAAGAACTGCTGGTCATCCCCACATGTGCTTCTGCACATGCTACGCTTCATGGCGCTCTCCTCACTTGAGAAGCTAGAGCTTGAGTCAGTATCGCTCTCGGGTCCTCCCACAAACCAGACCCAggctcctcttcttcaaggcggAATGGGCCCAAACCCGAACGCCGCAAACTTGCTAAATCTATTCCAACAAGTGCATCATGGACCCGCCGATCAGACGCTGCTGCCAGCGCACCCGCAACCGCAACCGCAACTGCAGCTACACAACCCACTGCAGCCGGCCTTGGGTGATATTGGCATTGGGGCTCATCCAGGCGGAAACTGGGCTGCAAACATGATCCAAAATATGCAGCCCCTTGTacagccacaacagcaagATGAACAGCAGCAAGATGACCAGCAAGATGCACAGCAAATACCCCCACTCAACTTGCTGAGCCAACTCAACACCTTGATCCCGGACTCGATGCCTGCGCCAATGGAGACGCTCCACCAACCCGAGTGGCTGTCTTGGGCAGGCATCATTGAGCATTTCTCTCCCAGCATCAAGATTCGCGATATCCTGGCAGAACAGACGGCCTCGACTGGTGCGACAAATGAAGACTCGTGGTTCGACGAGTTGGTTCACTTGGATCAATACCTGCCATGGGTAAACGCCCTCgagattgatgagatgaCGTATTCCCTGAAGTGCCTCTCATTCAAGTCATGTGGCTACGTGTCGGTCGACGCACCCTTCCTCAACACGAGAGGCATTCTTCCTCATGGCGCCCAGGGACTTAGCGGTAACGCTAACCCCCACAACCAAGATCTGACTGCTCTCATGCAACGATGCCGTGATAAGATGCTCGGCCGTATTTCGCCCTACATCTCAAGCCGCGAGCTgttccagctcatcaacgcctTTGGCATGGACATCGGCTGGGAGAATGTCTATGATGGCAAGACGATCTCTGATGCTGTGGCTGACGGCGTCGAGAGCCCTGGGAGAGGTCGCTTCTCGGGGACAATAGATGCCGACTATGCGGAAGTTCGAGGTACAACTGGGCACTTGGGCAACCTTTCCAACATGGAAGGTCTGGGCTCGTTCTCAtaggacgaggatgaagatatGGGTTCcatggaggaagaagatgaagatgaagacatGACTAACACGGAGGACCAAGGTGCGGCTGAGGTCGAGGACGCAGACATGGACGTTGAGAGTGATTCTGAGGACGAGCAGCaagttgatggtgttgcttTTAATTATTCTCCTTTTATTTCGTAAAGGAAGGGCTCGAGGACATGATATTGGGCAAAACAGGACTGTACAACCTCGCACTGGACACGCAAATGAtgacggatggatggatgggcttgGGTTTACATGGATTACGATACCGGCTCGGGAGAGCCCATGTTTATATGTGTTTGTCAATTGTTGTTGGACAGCATTGATGTTGGAGTACAGTAAAGGCTCGCGCTGAATAGCTTACTTAGATGGTCTGGTAGCCTTGAGCACAAGACGATGTGAAATGCAATGATCTTATGACTTTGGCATGAAGCGATTGTGAAGCTTGTGAAGGTGAAACTTatgaaggtggtggtgggaggGCGAGTTCATGACATGAGCTTGTCTAGCATCATTGGCATTGACTGGCTTGTATAACTTGCCGTGTAGTCAATCTTCATGGCAAGAAGCATTGGACGTCAATAGGTAGTCGTGAACCCTGAACTGGTTTGCTTTGTATCGTCATCACCaatggaggagctgctctATGCCAGTGCTCATCATGGGCTAGCATAACCTGGTCTCTTATCTCCATCACATTCACATCGCAAACCAACATTCATGAGGACTTGATTGATTTTATTTCGTCAAGAAAGCCTTGCGAATTTTTGCATGCGTTTCCCTTTAAAAGCCATGCTCACCGTAGCCTGCCATACACCAGGAGATGAAAAGCCACGAACCGCCCCCGCAAAAACCCTTAAAACATTGTGGAGTGCTTTGTGTTGTGCCTTGTTCACGTCACAAGAGGTTCCCCGAAATAACCAGTCTCGACCAGCGCTTAACAATTTTTGTCTATTGAGAGCTCCCAAGAGGAAATTGGAAGACCTCTACTTAAGCGGCGGTGATGGCCTTGCGGAGACGGGCACCGCGCTGTCGCGAGCTGAGGTGCTGGTCACGCTCGGCGACGGCATCGGACTTCTGGAcgacctcctcagcctcggtgAGGATGAGCTCGATGTGGCAGGGGTTGGACATGTAGGGGTTGATCTGTCTTGGTCAGTACTTGACAAACATGTCATCTGGCTTGAGGTTAACATACACGACCGTGGGCACGGTACGtccgtcgtcgctgcttgGGGGCCTGGTTGACCTGGATGTGCTTGACGATCAGGGCACCGGTGTCGAGACCCTTGGCATCAGCGTTGGACTCGGCGTtcttgaggaggccgaggaggaactCGGCGGACTTGACGGGCCATCGAGCCTTGGAGACACCGAACTGCTTTCCTGTTGGAAAATCCATCAGCATCTTGTTCCCAACGTAATGACCGAGACGTGATCCCATGATTCACactctccatctctccatctcgtccaaaCTGCTTCGCATGCGGGGGGAATCTCGAGGGTCGTACCTTGGGCGGTTCGGCCAGTGCTGCCGGCATATCGTCGCATGGGGACGGCCTCCTTGTGCTCCTTAACGTTCTCGAGGAAAGCAACAGCGCGCTGAAGCTTCCAGCcgttgatggcctgggcggTCTCGCGAGTGTTCTTGAAGGACACTCGGAGGTAGGCACCGCGGGCGCGGGCCGACTTCGAGGACTGAATCTCGGTGGCAGCGTATCGAACCTGTGTTGCGAAGAAAAAAGCCAGTCAGCCGTGGCATGTTCCAAAAATCTTCCCATCACGAGAAAAAAGGACGCTGCTAGCACACAGCACGAAAACTCGCTCCCGACGACATGGTCGTCGGAAGCAACAATTCGTGCCGTCTCGCGCGTGtattcctcctctttctaTTCATCGCGATCGACGGGGGGCGCATTGGTACTCACCATCTCGGCGACTTGGGTGGTGAGTGACGGttatcgacgacgacgtggGTTCGGGCGGGCTGAAGTTGAGAAATTCTGAACTTTTGCCCTAACAGGTCGGGAGGGACCACAAACTCGCTTACTCAATTTGGGTGGTGAGAGGTCTTAGGGTTTGGCTGCCCTGCTGGTGTAAGGTGCGAAAAAAGACGTAGTAAATCGTAATAAAATCGCAAAAATTCTGAAAGAGTCTAAAAAGAGTACCTAGACTCTATTTAACCTTCAGAATGAGTTTGGAATATTTTTATCTCTTCCTGTGTCTTGCACAAAGGGAATATCAAATTCAGACTGATGTGCACCCGATCACCTGACTCTGCCATCCACCTGCACGTGATTTCTAGCTTTACACCTTGCCTCGTCCGTCCCATCCCCGGAGCCACTCCCCACTCTCGGAACCGGAGAAACTTGCTGCAGCAAAGTGGATCTAagcttcaagagcttcaaAAAATTCTTTCTCGACAAGTCCCCCAAACGCCCAGCGTTCCCCCAGGCAAGGCTACACAAAAGACAAGATTGGACTCTGATCCACGTCCGCCTTCTCTCGACGATCACTCCTCGCTTGGATTCCTCCTCGAACACGGCTCTCTGTCGTCCCTAGTTTCTTCAGTCCCTTTCAATTCTCCCCCAGGGAACTTCAAATCAATCCGATATCATGGCACCTTTCACCCCTCGAGGAGGCGCccgtggtggccgtggcGGCGCTCGCGGAGGAGGCCGTGGTGGTTTCGGTGGTGATCGCGGCGGCTTCGGTGGCCGTGGCGGTGCGCGAGGTGGCCGAGGTAAGAAGAATTGCGCTTTCGCGCGTCGCTGTCGTGTTCTGAATGTCGAGACTGACTGTTCGCAAAAGgtggtggccgtggtgcTCCCCGTGGCGGTCCCCGCGGTGGTGCTCGAGGTATGAATGACTCCTACTATCTACACTCTTGAATGGAAACTGACAATCTGAAAAGGTGGTCGTGGCGGCGGTCGCGGCGGCTTCGGTGGCAAGCCTGGCCAGAAGGGCGGTGCCAAGGTCATTGTTGTACGTTGAGACGCGATCCCGGCCTTTATCAAAGTTGAAAGTTTTGCGATCTAACACCTTATCTAGGAGCCTCACCGCCACCCCGGTGTCTTTGTCGTCCGCGGCGGTAAGGAGGATGGTCTTGCGACTCGCAACCTGACCCCTGGCGAGTCCGTCTACGGCGAGAAGCGCATCTCTGTCGACGAGACGGTCCAGAACGACGATggtaccaccaccaccaccaagatcgagTACCGCATGTGGAACCCCTTCCGAAGCAAGCTTTGCGCTGCCATCGCTGGTGGTGCCGATGAGATCTACATCAAGCCCGGCTCCCGCGTCCTCTACCTCGGTGGTGCCTCTGGTACCTCCGTCTCCCACGTCGCCGACCTTGTCGGTCCCACCGGCTACGTCTACGCCGTCGAGTTCTCTTCGCGATCCGGCCGTgatctcatcaccatggcttccaagCGACCCAACGTTGTCCCCATTGTCGAGGACGCCCGTCAGCCTGCCCGCTACCGCATGATTGTCCCCATGGTCGATGTCATCTTTGCCGATGTTGCCCAGCCCGACCAGGCCCGTATTGTCGCCATGAACGCCAACTGGTTCCTCAAGGTTGGCGGTGGtgtcctcatctccatcaaggccaactGTATCGACAGCACTGCGCCTGCCGCCGAGGTCTTTGCCAACGAGGTCCAGAAGATGCGAGCGGAGTccatcaagcccaagttcCAGCTCACCCTGGGTAAGTTTTTCTCTCACAGCAGTCATGAAGCTCGACTAACATGTCCTCAGAACCCTTCGAGCGTGACCATTGTTTGGTTGCCGGCGAGTACCAGCGCTACAAGTCCTAAATGACCTTGGCGGCTACGGAGTTTTCGCTTGGAATCAAGATGAGAAGAGATGGTCTGCTTTGTCATGCGGTTTCCCAGGTTTCTCACGATCCCCGGTAGA from Fusarium keratoplasticum isolate Fu6.1 chromosome 10, whole genome shotgun sequence includes these protein-coding regions:
- a CDS encoding Protein CASP; this encodes MTDAAVEAALATSNEVPAAPTFEGENKFQHAISAWRTIDLTTLVSNLDNTASDIVAYQRDSTVQRKELAQKTKEFRKLDDATKLTEIKGLLKSYQTFIDLLTNHSKSVNSAFLQTYTSFSDAPDPYPLLEASVDSMLLSEDTLPKITEENQRLQESVTNLTSQLEETESRLQTERSARKELEENLDSRVKEVESSWTAVLEEKTDNWEAKEKALEDKLEKQERLLTEMRASYEVNQRLGKNGDDQEAQRSQVSSAELDMLHADLDRTSSRLAEVEARNEQMRLELAQAKSSVQSQPEASLEDDPSYMRMRSENQSMIRKLEAARVEKEGLKRDLDGKLRSIEREVNKLKGERDSLKAKVQKWGDYDEIKQELEVLKSIEFSTGDDDEVREQLESGDAEGNSLERLLLARNKKLGDELTVLRVSHNDLQSRLENLQEELSRTNAELERSQNLNQKLESDLENLQEEGANAFPSGASVAGTYVTRTIGRKSGRISPTSSIISGMDPRMGGEPGERVYGGGSGMLPMVTAQRDRYKKKNTELEQELSDTHRTVSQLRQEVAALQKDNLNLYEKTRYVSTYNRGGGAATSSAYGANPNPSTVSIGETGNPGIALDRYRKAYESNISPFAAFRGRESARAYRRMSLPERVVYSLTRMVLASRTSRNLFAAYCVMLHLLVFLSMYWLSSSDVDRAAHLESAAAAAAAGVAGGGLGSPMDGAPKDPAK
- a CDS encoding F-box domain-containing protein, which encodes MPDMMMADAAGLADPPDFEADQRTPETAPPSCDDDASTNADASDLQAWPYDAPSIVWPRDRLPVEIFEIITTHLTRFEVRSLRLVCREFEAKVSAQYFRNVVVPFKSELYSTLGHDRNGVLNRTSSALLSNGMRIFESFGPHIWRFALSLELDEDALAYPPIKPTQEAVPAFWGVYRWPHTTYHRYSDLEGLEQTADETGAMKDALKCLSKVRNLGLCCDAGLGFLSGPDHIARNATTLHPVFATQNWRRAGSEPDQRKRPIVTVGEVTDLVKAMKKPVFENPISFKKTVLQKMVTDAGFQGTQINEAVRMILETEDSNLAAIDFDERASMLNNFEGRRPFSPNRLLADFEPSSDTTKYPLIPSSLTTAQKEMLLELEWAHRAMIQSYVIGLIDNARDGCFQNLTTLTIAKIPSSHVYIFNRHDLWQNLPTLNNVSLGVIADWRRVSKPAPGCVEDRPVSPVEAVEKVYQLLNTYIGAQQNIESLHFEWICGGEFAPGTYQRNHYILPAPFLPMTYLMSATDSPKTHGDSILSLPFVKHLSLKNCWSSPHVLLHMLRFMALSSLEKLELESVSLSGPPTNQTQAPLLQGGMGPNPNAANLLNLFQQVHHGPADQTLLPAHPQPQPQLQLHNPLQPALGDIGIGAHPGGNWAANMIQNMQPLVQPQQQDEQQQDDQQDAQQIPPLNLLSQLNTLIPDSMPAPMETLHQPEWLSWAGIIEHFSPSIKIRDILAEQTASTGATNEDSWFDELVHLDQYLPWVNALEIDEMTYSLKCLSFKSCGYVSVDAPFLNTRGILPHGAQGLSGNANPHNQDLTALMQRCRDKMLGRISPYISSRELFQLINAFGMDIGWENVYDGKTISDAVADGVESPGRGRFSGTIDADYAEVRGTTGHLGNLSNMEGLGSFS
- a CDS encoding 60S ribosomal protein L17 encodes the protein MVRYAATEIQSSKSARARGAYLRVSFKNTRETAQAINGWKLQRAVAFLENVKEHKEAVPMRRYAGSTGRTAQGKQFGVSKARWPVKSAEFLLGLLKNAESNADAKGLDTGALIVKHIQVNQAPKQRRRTYRAHGRINPYMSNPCHIELILTEAEEVVQKSDAVAERDQHLSSRQRGARLRKAITAA
- a CDS encoding RRNA 2'-O-methyltransferase fibrillarin, coding for MAPFTPRGGARGGRGGARGGGRGGFGGDRGGFGGRGGARGGRGGGRGAPRGGPRGGARGGRGGGRGGFGGKPGQKGGAKVIVEPHRHPGVFVVRGGKEDGLATRNLTPGESVYGEKRISVDETVQNDDGTTTTTKIEYRMWNPFRSKLCAAIAGGADEIYIKPGSRVLYLGGASGTSVSHVADLVGPTGYVYAVEFSSRSGRDLITMASKRPNVVPIVEDARQPARYRMIVPMVDVIFADVAQPDQARIVAMNANWFLKVGGGVLISIKANCIDSTAPAAEVFANEVQKMRAESIKPKFQLTLEPFERDHCLVAGEYQRYKS